A stretch of Paenibacillus peoriae DNA encodes these proteins:
- a CDS encoding SpoVR family protein yields MSTDQKELEYAISEIMEIADGFGLDYYPMRYEICPADIVYTFGAYGMPTRFSHWSFGKTFHKMKMQYDFGFSKIYELVINSNPCYAFLLEGNSLVQNKLIVAHVLAHCDFFKHNARFSASNRNMVESMSATADRINSYEMEYGSKTVESFIDSVLAIQEHVDPQLIKPRHLDKQRYMELKIKEQKEPKKHQRPIGPYDDLWSLDTVKQHDSAETEGIKVRQFPPEPEKDIVWFIQEFSEVLEDWQRDIMTMLRDEMLYFWPQMETKIMNEGWASYWHQRIVRELDLTGEETVEFAMLNASVVQPSKQSLNPYYLGLKIFEDIEKRWDNPTREEQERQGRKPGEGRAKMFEVREFDSDTSFIRNYMTKKLTEDLDLYVFEKRGPDWKITDKSWENIRDQLVFSRVNGGSPYIVVEDGDYLHTGELKLKHQYEGIELDLKYMERTLPYVYQLWGRTVHLETMIEGKLALFSYDGKKHHRKFV; encoded by the coding sequence ATGAGCACCGACCAGAAGGAGCTAGAATATGCGATATCAGAAATTATGGAGATTGCAGATGGATTCGGGCTCGACTACTACCCGATGCGATATGAGATTTGTCCGGCGGATATTGTTTATACGTTCGGAGCCTATGGTATGCCCACGCGCTTCAGCCACTGGAGTTTTGGAAAAACGTTTCACAAGATGAAAATGCAGTACGATTTTGGATTTAGCAAAATTTATGAGCTGGTCATTAACTCCAATCCCTGCTATGCCTTCCTGCTGGAAGGAAATTCTTTGGTGCAAAATAAACTAATTGTCGCTCATGTACTGGCACACTGTGATTTTTTCAAACACAACGCCCGCTTTTCAGCTTCTAATCGCAATATGGTGGAGAGTATGTCGGCCACAGCAGATCGAATCAACAGCTATGAAATGGAATATGGTTCAAAGACTGTTGAATCCTTCATTGACTCTGTACTGGCGATACAGGAGCATGTAGACCCACAGCTTATCAAACCAAGGCATCTGGATAAACAGCGCTATATGGAACTCAAAATCAAGGAGCAAAAAGAACCCAAAAAACACCAGCGTCCCATCGGACCTTACGATGATCTGTGGTCACTGGACACAGTAAAGCAGCATGATTCGGCCGAGACCGAGGGTATTAAGGTACGCCAGTTCCCACCGGAACCTGAAAAAGATATCGTCTGGTTTATTCAGGAATTCTCCGAGGTACTGGAGGACTGGCAGCGAGATATTATGACGATGCTGCGGGACGAAATGCTATATTTCTGGCCCCAAATGGAGACCAAAATCATGAATGAAGGCTGGGCCTCCTATTGGCACCAGCGGATTGTCAGGGAACTGGATTTGACCGGGGAGGAAACCGTTGAATTTGCGATGCTGAACGCTTCTGTCGTACAGCCTTCCAAGCAAAGCCTGAACCCGTACTATTTGGGACTGAAAATATTTGAGGATATTGAAAAACGTTGGGATAACCCAACCCGTGAGGAGCAAGAGCGACAAGGGCGCAAACCGGGCGAGGGTCGAGCTAAAATGTTCGAGGTGCGAGAGTTTGACTCAGACACCTCTTTTATACGCAATTACATGACCAAGAAGCTGACAGAGGATTTGGATCTGTACGTGTTTGAGAAACGAGGACCTGATTGGAAAATTACCGATAAATCCTGGGAAAACATACGGGATCAGCTCGTGTTTTCACGTGTGAATGGAGGCTCCCCTTATATCGTCGTCGAGGATGGAGATTACCTGCATACGGGCGAGTTGAAGCTCAAGCACCAGTACGAAGGCATTGAGCTAGATTTAAAATATATGGAGCGCACGCTTCCGTATGTATATCAGCTGTGGGGGCGCACCGTTCATTTGGAAACGATGATTGAGGGTAAGCTCGCCTTATTCTCATATGACGGTAAGAAGCATCATCGTAAATTTGTATAG
- the yhbH gene encoding sporulation protein YhbH — protein sequence MPEPRQPYSFVVSREDWSLHRKGYQDQQRHQQKVKDVIKQNLPDLITEENIIMSDGQQIIKVPIRSLDEYRFIYNYQKQKHVGQGDGDSQVGDVIGRDSASQKPGKGEKAGDQPGHDIMETEVSIEELEDMLFEEMELPNLQQKDKDQIEVESIVFNDIRKKGMQANIDKKRTILENLRRNAREGKPGIHHISPDDLRYKTWEEKTIPQSNAVIIAMMDTSGSMGAFEKYCARSFFFWMTRFLRRQYEKVEIVFLAHHTEAKEVTEEEFFTRGESGGTICSSAYLKALEIIDKRYPPSSYNIYPFHFSDGDNLTSDNERCVKLIEELIKRSNMFGYGEVNQYNRSSTLMSAYKNIKKDQFMYYVIKEKGEVYQALRTFFRKREGGTVG from the coding sequence ATGCCGGAACCACGCCAGCCATATTCATTCGTCGTATCCCGCGAAGATTGGTCGCTGCATCGCAAAGGGTACCAGGACCAGCAACGTCATCAGCAGAAGGTCAAAGATGTCATTAAGCAAAATCTACCCGATCTGATAACGGAAGAGAATATTATTATGTCGGACGGTCAACAGATTATTAAAGTGCCGATTCGCAGCCTGGATGAATATCGCTTCATTTATAACTATCAAAAGCAAAAGCATGTAGGCCAAGGGGATGGAGATAGTCAGGTGGGAGATGTCATCGGGCGTGATTCTGCCTCCCAGAAGCCTGGTAAAGGTGAGAAAGCCGGCGACCAGCCGGGACACGATATTATGGAAACGGAAGTCAGCATAGAAGAGCTGGAAGATATGCTGTTCGAGGAAATGGAATTGCCGAATTTACAGCAAAAAGACAAGGATCAAATTGAGGTTGAATCTATCGTGTTCAATGATATACGTAAAAAAGGCATGCAAGCGAACATTGACAAGAAACGAACCATTCTCGAAAATCTACGCCGCAACGCCCGTGAAGGGAAACCGGGCATTCATCATATTAGTCCGGACGATCTTCGTTACAAGACATGGGAAGAGAAGACTATTCCCCAATCCAACGCGGTCATTATAGCCATGATGGACACCTCAGGCTCAATGGGCGCTTTTGAAAAATATTGTGCTCGCAGCTTCTTTTTCTGGATGACCCGCTTTTTGCGCCGTCAGTATGAAAAGGTGGAAATTGTCTTTCTCGCGCATCATACCGAGGCTAAAGAGGTTACGGAAGAAGAATTTTTTACCCGCGGAGAAAGTGGCGGCACGATCTGCTCTTCCGCTTATTTGAAAGCACTAGAGATTATCGACAAACGATATCCTCCTTCCAGCTACAATATTTATCCCTTCCATTTCTCGGATGGCGATAACCTGACCTCGGACAATGAGCGGTGCGTGAAGCTAATCGAGGAACTTATAAAGCGGAGCAATATGTTCGGCTATGGCGAAGTGAATCAATATAATCGCAGCAGCACGCTGATGTCAGCCTACAAGAATATTAAGAAGGATCAGTTTATGTACTATGTCATCAAGGAAAAAGGTGAGGTATACCAAGCCTTACGCACTTTTTTTCGCAAACGGGAAGGGGGAACGGTGGGATGA
- a CDS encoding response regulator transcription factor, producing MEEIAVLIVDDEQGLRDMLTTVLKKEGFLQVKHAATGREALQVVMESNVDVIVLDVMLPDSDGFEICRQMRLYTDAPILFLTARDTDLDKLMGFGIGGDDYITKPFNPLEVVARMKARMKYRKVSTVAMKPTLRTLDFGYFRLELESGVLYVEDKQVECPAREWLLLVFLCKHPNRIFSVRQLYEAIWSEAFLGDEKTVVIHISRLRKKIEPDPKHPQSLINVRGLGYKMMSVKMEE from the coding sequence ATGGAAGAAATTGCAGTACTTATAGTAGACGATGAGCAGGGATTGCGGGATATGCTGACAACGGTGTTAAAAAAAGAAGGGTTCCTTCAAGTTAAGCACGCTGCGACAGGTCGGGAAGCGCTGCAAGTCGTGATGGAATCGAATGTGGATGTGATTGTACTTGATGTTATGCTGCCTGATAGCGATGGGTTTGAGATATGTCGTCAAATGCGTCTATATACGGATGCCCCTATTCTTTTTTTGACGGCAAGAGATACAGATCTAGACAAATTAATGGGGTTCGGTATCGGAGGAGACGACTATATTACCAAACCGTTTAACCCGCTGGAAGTCGTTGCCCGTATGAAGGCACGAATGAAATATCGGAAAGTTTCGACAGTGGCCATGAAACCGACCTTACGCACTTTAGATTTTGGATATTTTCGACTGGAACTGGAATCCGGTGTGTTGTATGTGGAGGACAAGCAGGTCGAGTGTCCGGCACGTGAATGGCTGCTGCTGGTATTTTTGTGCAAGCACCCTAACCGTATTTTCAGTGTACGGCAGCTTTACGAGGCGATATGGAGCGAGGCCTTCTTGGGTGATGAGAAGACCGTAGTGATTCATATCTCCCGTTTGCGGAAAAAAATAGAACCTGATCCCAAGCACCCGCAATCTTTAATCAATGTAAGGGGGCTTGGTTATAAAATGATGTCAGTCAAGATGGAGGAATGA
- a CDS encoding sensor histidine kinase, whose translation MNSLVKMSFRFMKVTLCFVLAYVLCFVICTILYIFIKSIFGASQNININLFWTGLGIVQSVVFIAAYGWYIGKPLVYVIKWIGNIATGEFQAPLSELELPERKKNQKNSYKPPYQLYKEVFEQMNILSSQLRSNEEERVELEKRKQQWVAGVSHDLKTPLSYIEGYAAMLTAQEYDWSDEERRSFSMSISEKVTEMKQLIQDLNASMQLKESPLPVQLEKEDIVEFLRSAVIDIANHPSAEQYEFSFTSMEATCIMSFDSKLLGRALQNFLINAIIHNPPGTHVSMEVNKANDKLHISIEDDGIGMNPNKFMQVSHSEGHGIPIAKSFIEAHNGTLHILSGSKAGTRMEISLPLNI comes from the coding sequence ATGAACTCTCTGGTTAAGATGTCCTTCCGTTTTATGAAAGTAACGTTATGTTTTGTACTGGCCTATGTCCTATGTTTTGTTATTTGCACGATCTTATATATTTTTATAAAAAGTATATTTGGAGCATCTCAAAATATAAATATTAATCTATTCTGGACAGGACTTGGTATCGTGCAGAGTGTTGTGTTCATAGCTGCCTACGGATGGTATATAGGCAAGCCTTTGGTGTATGTAATCAAATGGATTGGAAATATTGCTACGGGGGAATTCCAAGCACCGCTAAGTGAACTGGAACTACCGGAGCGCAAAAAAAATCAGAAAAATAGCTATAAACCTCCGTATCAATTGTATAAAGAAGTTTTTGAACAAATGAACATCTTATCGTCTCAATTGCGCAGCAATGAGGAAGAGAGAGTGGAATTAGAGAAACGAAAACAGCAGTGGGTAGCAGGTGTCAGCCATGATCTCAAAACACCATTATCCTATATTGAAGGATATGCGGCCATGCTGACTGCTCAAGAGTATGATTGGTCCGATGAAGAAAGAAGAAGCTTTAGTATGAGTATCAGTGAGAAAGTGACTGAAATGAAGCAGTTGATTCAGGATTTGAATGCTTCTATGCAGCTTAAGGAAAGTCCATTGCCCGTCCAATTGGAGAAGGAGGACATTGTGGAGTTTCTCCGTAGTGCAGTCATAGATATCGCTAACCATCCTTCGGCTGAGCAATACGAATTTTCTTTTACGTCCATGGAGGCGACTTGTATTATGTCCTTCGATAGCAAGCTATTAGGTAGAGCGCTGCAGAATTTTTTGATTAACGCAATCATTCATAATCCTCCAGGTACACATGTTTCCATGGAAGTAAACAAAGCGAACGATAAGCTTCATATTTCTATCGAAGATGATGGAATAGGAATGAATCCCAATAAGTTCATGCAGGTATCTCACTCCGAAGGGCATGGAATACCTATTGCCAAAAGCTTTATTGAGGCGCATAACGGAACGCTTCATATCCTTTCAGGCAGTAAAGCGGGTACTAGGATGGAGATTTCACTGCCGCTAAACATCTAA
- a CDS encoding ABC transporter ATP-binding protein produces MSEYVIHTQQLTRRFGKREFVKRINLQVPGQQIYGFLGPNGAGKTTTIRMLLGLIKSTSGEIEIFGKKLKDQRMEILKDVGSLVESPAYYAHLSAYRNLEIVTTMRGLPTRRIHEVLDLVRLAKDAYRPVKGYSLGMRQRLGIAMALIANPKLLILDEPTNGLDPSGIQEIRELIMSLPGAYGMTVLVSSHLLSEIEQIATYVGIINQGEMIFQGTMKELTAKSKPQLFIETPDPVLAAGALIQHGWTAGAESIEQNEVVTPIVDRQQSSEMIKVLVEHNHPIYRVTEKKKTLEEIFLELTGKERSL; encoded by the coding sequence ATGTCTGAATATGTAATACATACACAGCAGCTAACTAGGCGTTTTGGAAAACGAGAATTTGTAAAACGAATAAATCTCCAGGTACCCGGACAACAAATTTATGGATTTTTAGGACCTAATGGGGCGGGTAAAACAACCACGATTCGTATGCTACTTGGGCTGATTAAATCCACCTCCGGAGAGATTGAGATTTTTGGGAAAAAGCTGAAGGATCAGCGTATGGAAATATTAAAAGATGTTGGTTCCTTGGTTGAATCACCTGCCTATTATGCCCATTTATCCGCATATCGAAATTTAGAAATCGTTACAACCATGCGTGGACTGCCGACCCGAAGAATTCATGAAGTGCTGGATTTAGTGAGATTAGCCAAGGATGCGTATCGTCCGGTAAAGGGATATTCCTTGGGGATGCGACAAAGACTGGGGATTGCTATGGCGCTTATTGCCAACCCCAAATTATTGATACTTGATGAACCGACGAATGGTTTGGACCCATCTGGTATTCAGGAAATTCGGGAGTTAATTATGAGCCTCCCTGGTGCTTACGGAATGACGGTACTGGTTTCGAGCCATTTATTAAGCGAAATTGAGCAGATTGCAACCTATGTAGGAATTATTAATCAGGGTGAAATGATCTTCCAGGGAACGATGAAGGAACTCACCGCCAAAAGCAAGCCTCAATTATTCATTGAAACCCCAGATCCTGTTCTGGCTGCCGGTGCACTGATTCAGCATGGATGGACAGCTGGAGCTGAATCGATTGAACAAAATGAGGTCGTGACTCCTATTGTAGATCGGCAACAATCTTCGGAGATGATCAAGGTGCTTGTGGAACACAATCATCCCATTTATCGGGTCACAGAGAAGAAAAAAACATTGGAGGAGATATTCCTGGAGCTGACAGGTAAGGAGCGAAGCTTATGA
- a CDS encoding ABC transporter permease yields MILRVIKSEGLKLKKICWWIPLIQGCVLTGMTAVEWYLYFRQGPGGVYAGFAVMFMFLSFVMLLGGTLLASIMAGTEHDTQTWKQLMVMPVPRSYIYLSKIVWIVILQLGTALITVAGMSLIWVLYTNEPIPWRIMLLQPINASLATLPVLAIQLWLSTLFTNQAFPLAFGIFGSIASLFLARTSILWIKILPWSYPALSSPLMKEHMIWVIVALSAGVIFTGLGTLQFTKHEFK; encoded by the coding sequence ATGATACTCCGGGTTATAAAGTCAGAGGGGCTTAAGCTGAAGAAAATATGCTGGTGGATTCCTCTTATACAGGGGTGTGTACTTACAGGCATGACTGCCGTGGAATGGTATCTTTACTTTCGGCAAGGACCAGGAGGTGTCTATGCTGGTTTTGCCGTTATGTTTATGTTCCTTTCGTTTGTGATGCTGCTTGGCGGTACACTTTTGGCGAGCATTATGGCCGGTACAGAGCATGATACTCAAACATGGAAGCAGCTTATGGTCATGCCTGTTCCCAGAAGCTATATCTATTTATCCAAAATCGTATGGATCGTGATTCTACAGTTGGGTACCGCCTTGATCACTGTAGCAGGTATGAGCCTCATCTGGGTGTTATATACAAACGAACCCATTCCTTGGCGGATCATGCTATTACAGCCGATTAATGCAAGTTTGGCTACCCTACCAGTACTTGCAATTCAACTTTGGCTGTCTACACTTTTCACTAATCAGGCATTCCCATTAGCGTTTGGTATATTCGGCTCTATTGCAAGCTTGTTTTTGGCACGCACAAGTATTCTGTGGATTAAAATATTGCCTTGGTCGTACCCTGCCCTATCAAGTCCTCTAATGAAGGAACACATGATTTGGGTAATCGTTGCTTTAAGTGCGGGAGTCATCTTTACGGGACTTGGTACATTACAGTTTACCAAGCATGAATTCAAATAG
- a CDS encoding ABC transporter permease — translation MGSILRVETIKLQWIMVWILIILDAVINSLMGVLELNDLKQFFSPSWLTLYTYSAQFHSMFFYPLYCGIIASLLCAYEHRDGGWKILLSSPYPRQQIYYAKYILLILILGLDQLIFILGYFVSGNIAGAPGEIPWSVVLSTGLGGWIGIFPLAALQLMLSIKIRNFGASLGMSICCVVPNIVITGFHSSIGAWFPFTIPYYIMMPQTATYAPRVEPYSLGLIVIFTFLAYLYGGRKMFVNRDWL, via the coding sequence ATGGGCTCTATTTTACGCGTAGAGACGATAAAGCTTCAATGGATCATGGTATGGATTCTCATTATATTGGATGCGGTCATAAATTCTTTAATGGGAGTCCTCGAGCTGAACGATTTGAAACAGTTTTTTTCGCCCAGCTGGTTAACTTTATATACGTATTCAGCGCAATTTCACTCTATGTTTTTTTATCCGCTCTATTGTGGGATTATCGCTTCTCTTTTGTGTGCGTATGAGCATCGGGATGGGGGATGGAAGATTTTATTAAGCAGCCCGTATCCTCGTCAGCAAATTTATTATGCAAAATATATATTGCTCATTCTCATACTGGGTCTTGATCAGCTTATATTTATATTGGGCTATTTTGTAAGTGGAAATATAGCAGGTGCTCCAGGAGAAATCCCTTGGTCTGTCGTTCTTTCTACCGGCTTGGGAGGGTGGATCGGGATTTTTCCCCTGGCAGCACTACAGCTTATGCTCTCGATAAAAATTCGGAATTTTGGAGCTTCTCTGGGGATGTCTATTTGTTGTGTGGTTCCTAATATTGTCATAACAGGCTTTCACTCTTCCATAGGTGCGTGGTTTCCTTTTACGATTCCTTATTATATTATGATGCCGCAAACAGCGACTTATGCACCCAGAGTTGAGCCTTACAGCCTCGGATTGATTGTCATTTTTACGTTTTTAGCCTATCTGTATGGTGGGAGAAAGATGTTTGTGAATAGGGATTGGTTGTAG
- a CDS encoding ABC transporter ATP-binding protein, with translation MDYILNCNNVTKKYGSKKALDSLTLSIKPGTILGLLGPNGAGKTTLMKLIVSLLRDYRGEIRIKGLKPSVETKKIVSYLPDREFLYQWMTIEQAIAFFEHSFVDFNRGLAYKMVKSLGLDINDKIKSLSKGMQERLSISLAFARKATLYILDEPLAAVDPSTRDKIIQIILDNFDPTSAVIISTHLINDVEKLFTDVAFVNDGKVLLQGNVKDIRDEYEQSIEEIFKSMI, from the coding sequence TTGGATTATATATTGAATTGTAATAATGTTACAAAGAAGTATGGTAGTAAAAAAGCTCTTGACTCATTAACTCTTTCAATAAAGCCTGGAACTATCTTAGGACTTCTTGGTCCCAATGGAGCAGGGAAAACGACATTAATGAAACTCATCGTATCTCTGCTGAGGGATTATAGAGGTGAGATTCGTATTAAAGGTTTGAAGCCTAGTGTTGAAACGAAGAAGATCGTTTCTTATTTGCCTGACAGAGAATTTCTTTACCAGTGGATGACCATCGAGCAAGCTATTGCTTTTTTTGAACATTCTTTTGTCGATTTTAACCGAGGTTTAGCATACAAAATGGTGAAATCATTGGGTTTGGATATAAACGACAAAATTAAATCTTTATCTAAAGGAATGCAGGAAAGATTAAGTATTTCCTTGGCTTTTGCAAGGAAAGCAACGCTGTATATTTTGGATGAACCTTTGGCGGCTGTGGATCCTTCTACACGGGATAAGATTATACAAATTATACTTGATAACTTTGATCCTACTAGTGCGGTTATTATAAGTACTCACTTAATTAATGATGTTGAAAAATTATTTACTGATGTAGCATTTGTGAATGACGGAAAGGTACTGCTACAAGGAAATGTAAAAGATATAAGAGACGAATATGAACAGTCTATAGAGGAAATATTCAAGTCTATGATCTAA
- a CDS encoding radical SAM protein yields the protein MRVSSYNEYLLLNDSDEESYLIYNSLSNGFGEIHKGLYNALIQKDMDYLEHCAEKEQLLQGQFLYVGPIKELDQIEEQFKIVRHQNETLNLTILPTFSCNFRCSYCFENLTSKSGKRAFSQKIQNEILTYIEKSIEELYFKRIIVNWTGGEPLLEFKNITSLMERINFIANENKISIDHFMVSNGYLLTPDRAKKLKELGVKRIQITIDGSKKSHDQRRILANKEGTFDKIIENINKSCEFIHITIRTNVDLDNIHFMNEYMEYMGRQLFKEKVSIYFSATTEYSAGGCVSNSSCYANKDFSKVIIKLYESALEKGLNISYYPQYEPVACAAIAANSMVIQPDGGIQKCWNTVGNKNYLIGHISENFSIEQLNSNA from the coding sequence TTGCGAGTTTCATCTTACAACGAATATTTGCTATTAAATGATTCTGATGAGGAAAGTTATTTAATTTATAACAGCTTATCGAATGGATTCGGTGAAATACATAAGGGTTTGTATAATGCCTTAATTCAAAAAGATATGGACTATCTTGAACATTGTGCAGAGAAAGAACAATTACTTCAAGGTCAGTTCCTATATGTAGGGCCTATAAAAGAACTAGACCAGATAGAGGAACAGTTCAAAATAGTTAGACATCAGAATGAGACCTTGAATTTAACTATTTTGCCTACATTTAGCTGTAATTTTAGATGTTCTTATTGTTTTGAAAATTTGACGTCTAAATCAGGGAAGAGAGCTTTTTCTCAAAAAATACAGAATGAAATTCTGACTTATATAGAAAAGTCAATTGAAGAATTATATTTTAAACGCATCATTGTGAATTGGACAGGTGGCGAACCATTACTTGAATTTAAAAATATAACCAGTCTTATGGAGCGTATAAACTTTATCGCTAATGAAAATAAAATATCTATTGATCATTTTATGGTAAGTAATGGATACTTACTTACACCTGACCGGGCTAAGAAATTGAAAGAATTAGGTGTTAAAAGAATCCAAATTACAATAGATGGATCAAAAAAAAGCCACGATCAAAGAAGAATATTAGCTAATAAAGAAGGCACTTTTGATAAGATAATAGAAAATATTAATAAATCATGTGAATTTATCCATATTACGATTAGAACAAATGTGGATTTGGATAATATTCATTTTATGAATGAGTATATGGAATATATGGGGAGGCAACTTTTCAAAGAGAAAGTAAGCATTTATTTTTCAGCAACTACTGAATATAGTGCAGGGGGGTGCGTCAGTAACAGCAGTTGTTATGCGAATAAAGATTTTTCAAAGGTAATAATAAAGTTATACGAAAGCGCATTAGAAAAAGGGTTGAATATATCTTACTATCCTCAGTATGAACCGGTTGCTTGCGCAGCAATCGCAGCTAACTCTATGGTCATTCAGCCAGATGGAGGTATTCAGAAGTGTTGGAATACTGTTGGAAATAAGAACTATTTAATTGGACATATTAGCGAAAATTTTAGTATTGAACAACTTAATTCAAATGCTTAG